A single Elaeis guineensis isolate ETL-2024a chromosome 15, EG11, whole genome shotgun sequence DNA region contains:
- the LOC109506678 gene encoding uncharacterized protein isoform X2: MLPRGFVLVFFFWALLSIITPTLIFWSASARPNLASQGESRNEMRTRRMMDSIENGHIKNKTTTITQAPAPAPAPEPASMPANGTLR; the protein is encoded by the exons ATGCTCCCCAGAGGCTTTGTTCTGGTCTTTTTCTTCTGGGCTCTGCTCAGCATCATCACCCCAACTCTCATCTTTTGGTCAGCATCGGCAAGGCCCAATCTGGCTTCTCAAG GAGAGTCCAGGAATGAGATGAGAACCAGGAGAATGATGGATTCTATAGAGAACGGCCACATAAAGAATAAAACAACAACAATTACACAAGCACCAGCACCGGCACCGGCGCCGGAGCCAGCATCGATGCCAGCAAATGGAACACTGAG
- the LOC105058758 gene encoding uncharacterized protein isoform X2 — translation MPAMENALSCTKPSNHQSSFRHRRSGYEPSDTETEWQDSPWHEGLSIPNRPRTPPGPERAISPLNHSQRNISKEESNYTSVKALGTSSATRRNSRSPYKPVRGAGDVAYSDLRRNISPLKVSEHHRHVSPYKARTKGSEHENNELKNSFQKRSQRTPPKIHNSSQKDTQSQLQEVSRVSERSKHSRNRAMSAPKLRAREKDQQFSSNSAVRGTDQISPLVKATIHNQQVGTCARSSSPKEINEVIASRKLSKSPSYDAHLTESTESVSFGDIFFSRDGTIPQKNSGMNNSNNRKKFAPSMKPVLERKAPLLYQESRGIKSSDQNPQAITVSTVLSRTNTSFGSAAGRLSSGRTNTSSNSAVGPLSRTSNDSSKFSDGSGKSGSFRKFTANIQRSQTEAWFSCVRRASCGKSKSPEYRAIDEATFIGKAIVVEELRMFWADKHSPHSLNGFICHKQQTQHLRQLDSTPEQIVVPLTSGPHHFELNLKSQSKNARYALMALVKEIVDNCADIPEVSDASFKMNYKVIVLHDVDKVTENIQHLIKWIMDCYTDACKIILCCEDDTNLLDSIKSRCKLIAMDAPVTHEIMEVLIEIAKKENFELSTSFAARIATRSKQNLRKAIMALEACKAHNFPFVDDQPIPLGWEDVLVELAAEILADPSPKRLFLIRGKFQKLLVEFVPPKLILQKLVEQFLKGIEAGLKRELYYWHAYYDKRLPAGTSALLKLEEFVAKFMSIHRKSF, via the exons ATGCCAGCGATGGAGAATGCCTTAAGTTGTACTAAACCTTCCAACCATCAATCTTCTTTTAGGCATAGACGAAGCGGCTATGAGCCTTCTGATACAGAAACAGAATGGCAGGACAGCCCTTGGCATGAGGGACTATCAATCCCAAACAGGCCTAGAACACCTCCTGGTCCTGAAAGAGCCATCAGTCCCTTAAATCACAGTCAGAGGAACATTTCAAAGGAGGAAAGCAATTATACCTCAGTAAAGGCTTTGGGAACTAGTTCAGCTACCAGAAGAAACAGTAGATCTCCTTACAAACCAGTCAGAGGTGCTGGTGATGTAGCATACTCTGATTTAAGAAGAAATATCAGTCCTTTAAAGGTTTCAGAGCACCACAGACATGTTTCTCCATATAAGGCCAGAACAAAGGGGTCAGAACATGAaaacaatgagctaaagaactcaTTCCAGAAGAGGAGCCAGAGAACACCTCCAAAAATTCATAATTCTTCACAAAAAGATACCCAGTCACAACTTCAAGAAGTTTCTAGGGTCAGTGAGAGATCCAAACACAGTCGTAACAGGGCAATGTCTGCCCCAAAGCTGAGAGCAAGGGAAAAGGACCAACAATTTAGTTCTAATTCTGCAGTTCGTGGCACAGACCAGATCTCACCACTGGTGAAAGCCACAATCCATAATCAGCAAGTTGGCACATGTGCTAGAAGTTCTTCCCCAAAGGAAATAAATGAAGTGATTGCTAGTAGGAAACTATCTAAGTCTCCATCTTATGATGCTCATTTAACAGAGAGCACAGAGTCAGTTTCATTTGGTGATATCTTCTTTTCCCGTGATGGCACAATTCCACAGAAAAATTCTGGCATGAACAATAGCAACAATAGGAAAAAATTTGCTCCAAGCATGAAACCGGTTCTAGAGAGAAAAGCTCCTCTTCTTTATCAGGAAAGTAGAGGGATTAAGAGTTCTGATCAGAATCCTCAAGCCATAACAGTTAGCACAGTTCTTTCACGAACAAATACTAGCTTTGGTTCTGCTGCTGGTCGATTGTCTAGTGGTCGAACAAACACAAGCTCAAATTCTGCTGTTGGTCCACTTAGTAGGACTAGTAATGACAGTAGCAAATTTAGTGATGGCAGTGGAAAAAGTGGAAGTTTCAGAAAATTCACTGCCAACATACAAAGAAGCCAGACAGAGGCCTGGTTCTCATGTGTCAGGAGAGCCTCATGCGGAAAGTCAAAGTCACCAGAATATAGGGCAATTGATGAAGCTACTTTCATTGGGAAGGCAATTGTGGTGGAAGAACTGAGAATGTTCTGGGCTGATAAGCATAGCCCCCATTCATTGAATGGATTCATTTGCCACAAACAACAAACACAGCATCTGAGACAATTG GACTCCACGCCAGAGCAAATCGTTGTCCCTTTAACGTCAGGTCCTCACCATTTTGAACTCAATTTGAAGTCCCAATCTAAGAATGCTAGATATGCTTTAATGGCTCTTGTCAAGGAAATAGTTGACAATTGTGCTGATATCCCTGAAGTTAGTGATGCGAGTTTCAAAATGAACTACAAAG TGATTGTTCTCCATGATGTTGATAAAGTCACAGAAAACATTCAACACTTGATCAAGTGGATAATGGATTGTTATACAGATGCATGTAAAATCATTCTTTGTTGTGAAGATGACACCAATCTCCTTGATTCCATAAAGAGTCGTTGCAAACTTATTGCCATGGATGCTCCTGTAACACATGAG ATAATGGAGGTTCTAATTGAGATAGCGAAGAAGGAGAATTTTGAACTATCTACAAGTTTTGCTGCTAGGATTGCAACTAGATCTAAGCAAAACTTGAGGAAGGCAATAATGGCCCTTGAAGCATGCAAAGCACACAA CTTCCCATTTGTTGATGATCAACCGATACCACTTGGTTGGGAGGATGTTCTGGTGGAACTTGCAGCAGAGATTCTAGCTGATCCATCTCCTAAAAG GTTATTTTTGATACGTGGGAAGTTTCAAAAGTTGCTAGTGGAATTTGTACCTCCTAAATTGATTCTCCAG AAGCTTGTTGAGCAGTTCCTCAAGGGAATTGAAGCTGGTCTGAAAAGGGAGCTCTACTATTGGCATGCATACTAT GATAAGAGATTGCCAGCCGGAACGAGTGCCTTGCTGAAACTAGAAG AATTTGTTGCAAAGTTCATGAGCATCCACAGAAAGAGCTTTTGA
- the LOC105058758 gene encoding uncharacterized protein isoform X1, which translates to MPAMENALSCTKPSNHQSSFRHRRSGYEPSDTETEWQDSPWHEGLSIPNRPRTPPGPERAISPLNHSQRNISKEESNYTSVKALGTSSATRRNSRSPYKPVRGAGDVAYSDLRRNISPLKVSEHHRHVSPYKARTKGSEHENNELKNSFQKRSQRTPPKIHNSSQKDTQSQLQEVSRVSERSKHSRNRAMSAPKLRAREKDQQFSSNSAVRGTDQISPLVKATIHNQQVGTCARSSSPKEINEVIASRKLSKSPSYDAHLTESTESVSFGDIFFSRDGTIPQKNSGMNNSNNRKKFAPSMKPVLERKAPLLYQESRGIKSSDQNPQAITVSTVLSRTNTSFGSAAGRLSSGRTNTSSNSAVGPLSRTSNDSSKFSDGSGKSGSFRKFTANIQRSQTEAWFSCVRRASCGKSKSPEYRAIDEATFIGKAIVVEELRMFWADKHSPHSLNGFICHKQQTQHLRQLTSHSSFPHLLFKGPSGSGKKSLCMAFLHEIFGDASLKVSHDLRHFYVQDSTPEQIVVPLTSGPHHFELNLKSQSKNARYALMALVKEIVDNCADIPEVSDASFKMNYKVIVLHDVDKVTENIQHLIKWIMDCYTDACKIILCCEDDTNLLDSIKSRCKLIAMDAPVTHEIMEVLIEIAKKENFELSTSFAARIATRSKQNLRKAIMALEACKAHNFPFVDDQPIPLGWEDVLVELAAEILADPSPKRLFLIRGKFQKLLVEFVPPKLILQKLVEQFLKGIEAGLKRELYYWHAYYDKRLPAGTSALLKLEEFVAKFMSIHRKSF; encoded by the exons ATGCCAGCGATGGAGAATGCCTTAAGTTGTACTAAACCTTCCAACCATCAATCTTCTTTTAGGCATAGACGAAGCGGCTATGAGCCTTCTGATACAGAAACAGAATGGCAGGACAGCCCTTGGCATGAGGGACTATCAATCCCAAACAGGCCTAGAACACCTCCTGGTCCTGAAAGAGCCATCAGTCCCTTAAATCACAGTCAGAGGAACATTTCAAAGGAGGAAAGCAATTATACCTCAGTAAAGGCTTTGGGAACTAGTTCAGCTACCAGAAGAAACAGTAGATCTCCTTACAAACCAGTCAGAGGTGCTGGTGATGTAGCATACTCTGATTTAAGAAGAAATATCAGTCCTTTAAAGGTTTCAGAGCACCACAGACATGTTTCTCCATATAAGGCCAGAACAAAGGGGTCAGAACATGAaaacaatgagctaaagaactcaTTCCAGAAGAGGAGCCAGAGAACACCTCCAAAAATTCATAATTCTTCACAAAAAGATACCCAGTCACAACTTCAAGAAGTTTCTAGGGTCAGTGAGAGATCCAAACACAGTCGTAACAGGGCAATGTCTGCCCCAAAGCTGAGAGCAAGGGAAAAGGACCAACAATTTAGTTCTAATTCTGCAGTTCGTGGCACAGACCAGATCTCACCACTGGTGAAAGCCACAATCCATAATCAGCAAGTTGGCACATGTGCTAGAAGTTCTTCCCCAAAGGAAATAAATGAAGTGATTGCTAGTAGGAAACTATCTAAGTCTCCATCTTATGATGCTCATTTAACAGAGAGCACAGAGTCAGTTTCATTTGGTGATATCTTCTTTTCCCGTGATGGCACAATTCCACAGAAAAATTCTGGCATGAACAATAGCAACAATAGGAAAAAATTTGCTCCAAGCATGAAACCGGTTCTAGAGAGAAAAGCTCCTCTTCTTTATCAGGAAAGTAGAGGGATTAAGAGTTCTGATCAGAATCCTCAAGCCATAACAGTTAGCACAGTTCTTTCACGAACAAATACTAGCTTTGGTTCTGCTGCTGGTCGATTGTCTAGTGGTCGAACAAACACAAGCTCAAATTCTGCTGTTGGTCCACTTAGTAGGACTAGTAATGACAGTAGCAAATTTAGTGATGGCAGTGGAAAAAGTGGAAGTTTCAGAAAATTCACTGCCAACATACAAAGAAGCCAGACAGAGGCCTGGTTCTCATGTGTCAGGAGAGCCTCATGCGGAAAGTCAAAGTCACCAGAATATAGGGCAATTGATGAAGCTACTTTCATTGGGAAGGCAATTGTGGTGGAAGAACTGAGAATGTTCTGGGCTGATAAGCATAGCCCCCATTCATTGAATGGATTCATTTGCCACAAACAACAAACACAGCATCTGAGACAATTG ACATCCCACAGCAGTTTTCCCCATCTCCTGTTCAAGGGACCTTCAGGTTCGGGAAAGAAATCATTGTGCATGGCTTTCCTGCATGAAATCTTTGGTGACGCATCCTTGAAA GTCTCACATGATTTAAGACATTTCTATGTCCAG GACTCCACGCCAGAGCAAATCGTTGTCCCTTTAACGTCAGGTCCTCACCATTTTGAACTCAATTTGAAGTCCCAATCTAAGAATGCTAGATATGCTTTAATGGCTCTTGTCAAGGAAATAGTTGACAATTGTGCTGATATCCCTGAAGTTAGTGATGCGAGTTTCAAAATGAACTACAAAG TGATTGTTCTCCATGATGTTGATAAAGTCACAGAAAACATTCAACACTTGATCAAGTGGATAATGGATTGTTATACAGATGCATGTAAAATCATTCTTTGTTGTGAAGATGACACCAATCTCCTTGATTCCATAAAGAGTCGTTGCAAACTTATTGCCATGGATGCTCCTGTAACACATGAG ATAATGGAGGTTCTAATTGAGATAGCGAAGAAGGAGAATTTTGAACTATCTACAAGTTTTGCTGCTAGGATTGCAACTAGATCTAAGCAAAACTTGAGGAAGGCAATAATGGCCCTTGAAGCATGCAAAGCACACAA CTTCCCATTTGTTGATGATCAACCGATACCACTTGGTTGGGAGGATGTTCTGGTGGAACTTGCAGCAGAGATTCTAGCTGATCCATCTCCTAAAAG GTTATTTTTGATACGTGGGAAGTTTCAAAAGTTGCTAGTGGAATTTGTACCTCCTAAATTGATTCTCCAG AAGCTTGTTGAGCAGTTCCTCAAGGGAATTGAAGCTGGTCTGAAAAGGGAGCTCTACTATTGGCATGCATACTAT GATAAGAGATTGCCAGCCGGAACGAGTGCCTTGCTGAAACTAGAAG AATTTGTTGCAAAGTTCATGAGCATCCACAGAAAGAGCTTTTGA
- the LOC105058759 gene encoding protein RER1B → MEGSSGDGAAASVPLVKWKNDFSRAFQFYLDRSTPHTVGRWLGTLGVAAIYCLRVYYVQGFYIVTYGLGIYLLNLLIGFLSPIVDPELEVSDGPALPTRGSDEFKPFIRRLPEFKFWYSITKAFCVAFVMTFFSVFDVPVFWPILLCYWIVLFVLTMKRQILHMIKYKYVPFNIGKQRYGGKKTPASSGLSKD, encoded by the exons ATGGAGGGATCTTCGGGCGATGGCGCTGCTGCTTCCGTGCCCCTGGTAAAGTGGAAAAACGATTTCTCCAGGGCATTTCAGTTTTATCTGGACAGGTCTACTCCCCATACGGTCGGGAGATGGCTGGGAACGCTGGGGGTTGCTGCGATCTACTGTCTCCGTGTTTATTATGTTCAGGGGTTTTATATTGTCACGTACGGGCTTGGGATCTATTTGCTGAATCTCCTGATTGGGTTTCTGTCCCCGATTGTGGATCCAGAGCTGGAAGTTTCTGATGGGCCTGCCCTTCCGACGAGGGGTTCGGATGAGTTCAAACCGTTCATTCGCCGCCTTCCTGAGTTCAAATTCTG GTATTCCATAACGAAAGCCTTCTGTGTGGCTTTTGTGATGACTTTCTTCTCTGTATTTGATGTTCCTGTATTTTGGCCCATTCTTCTATGCTATTGGATAGTTCTTTTTGTCCTGACAATGAAGCGGCAAATTCTGCACATGATCAAGTACAAATATGTGCCGTTCAACATAGGAAAGCAG AGATatggtgggaagaagactcctgcaAGCAGCGGTCTGTCGAAGGACTGA